One genomic window of Gallus gallus isolate bGalGal1 chromosome 34, bGalGal1.mat.broiler.GRCg7b, whole genome shotgun sequence includes the following:
- the RACGAP1 gene encoding rac GTPase-activating protein 1 isoform X1, whose translation MDTTVRNLWNLCDQLIRQAEVLSEGNEYQFIQLAKNFEDYRRKWQKTEQELGRYKDLLMKSEAERSALDVKLKHARNQVDVEIKRRQKAEADCEKLERQIQLIRELLMCDASGSIQLSEEQKSALAFLNRPQVSVGGSGNKRLSTIDESGSILSDISFDKTDDSLDWDSSAVKAVRLKRREKRRSSRQYVEGPPAPEKKIRSIGSTADQGNESIVAKTTLMVPSDGGPIEAISTIQTVPYSLRSQRKSGPLQPWSSETSLGSKQVESKPESNVSSTPQSNGGVRLHDFVSKTVIKPESCVPCGKRVKFGKISLKCRDCHVVSHPECRDRCPLPCIPTLTGPPVKIGEGTLMDFVPSAPPMIPSIIVHCVNEIEQRGLHEKGLYRISGCDKTVRELKEKFLRSKNIPSLSNVDDIHAICGLLKDFLRNLKEPLLTFRLNKTFMEAAEILDEDNSIAAMYQAVGELPRANRDTLAFLMVHLQRVAQSPDTKMDVTNLAKVFGPTIVAHAVPDPDPMTLLQDTKRQPKVVERLLLLPMEYWSQLMMVEQENIDPVHVIENTNAYSTPQTPDVKECIFEPLTTPERQMYRRLSSSSLCQRVLSTFSMTPKTASKSKSTTQLRRQGKFFASPVLK comes from the exons ATGGATACCACAGTGCGGAATCTGTGGAATTTGTGTGACCAACTCATACGCCAGGCTGAAGTTTTAAGTGAAGGAAACGAATACC AATTTATTCAGTTGGCAAAGAACTTTGAAGACTATCGAAGAAAGTGGCAGAAAACTGAGCAGGAGCTTGGTAGGTACAAAGACCTTCTGATGAAAAGTGAAGCTGAGCGTAGTGCTTTGGATGTGAAGCTGAAACACGCTCGCAATCAAGTGGATGTAGAGATCAAACGCAGGCAAAAAGCTGAAGCAGACTGTGAGAAGTTG GAGAGGCAAATACAGCTGATTCGAGAGCTGCTCATGTGTGATGCATCTGGGAGCATTCAGCTAAGTGAAGAACAGAAGTCTGCCCTTGCCTTCCTTAACAGACCACAGGTTTCTGTAGGAGGTTCAGGCAATAAGAG ACTGTCTACAATAGATGAATCTGGCTCAATTCTGTCAGACATCAGCTTTGACAAGACTGATGATTCACTG GACTGGGATTCCTCTGCGGTGAAGGCTGTCAGactgaagaggagagagaagagg CGCTCTTCCAGGCAGTATGTTGAAGGCCCACCAGCTCCTGAGAAGAAAATCCGATCAATCGGTTCCACGGCAGATCAG GGAAACGAATCCATAGTGGCAAAGACGACTCTCATGGTTCCCAGTGATGGCGGTCCTATTGAAGCCATCTCTACGATCCAGACTGTGCCTTACAGCCTGAGAAGCCAGAGGAAGAGTG GTCCTTTGCAGCCTTGGAGCAGTGAGACAAGCTTAGGCTCTAAGCAGGTGGAATCCAAACCAGAGAGTAATGTTTCTAGCACCCCACAGAGCAACGGGGGAGTGAGGCTGCATGACTTTGTCTCAAAGACG GTTATCAAGCCAGAGTCATGTGTTCCTTGTGGGAAAAGAGTGAAATTTGGAAAAATCTCCCTGAAGTGCAGAGATTGCCATGTGGTCAGTCATCCAGAGTGTCGGGATCGCTGTCCTCTTCCCTGCATCCCCACCTTGACAGGCCCTCCTGTCAAAATTGGGGAG GGTACGTTAATGGACTTTGTCCCTTCTGCTCCTCCAATGATCCCTTCCATCATAGTACACTGTGTTAACGAGATTGAGCAGCGCGGCCTACATGAG AAGGGCCTTTACCGGATATCTGGCTGTGACAAGACAGTGAGAGAACTGAAAGAGAAGTTTCTCAGATCAAAAAATATTCCTTCGCTCAGTAATGTGGATGATATCCACGCCATCTGCGGTCTCCTGAAAGACTTTCTACGCAACCTGAAAGAGCCCCTTCTCACTTTTCGGTTAAACAAGACTTTTATGGAAGCTGCAG AAATCTTAGATGAGGACAACAGCATAGCTGCTATGTACCAAGCAGTTGGGGAACTTCCTCGGGCCAATAGGGACACCCTGGCTTTTCTCATGGTTCATCTGCAGAG agtGGCTCAGAGCCCTGACACCAAAATGGACGTTACCAACTTGGCCAAAGTCTTTGGCCCCACGATAGTTGCCCATGCAGTGCCTGATCCTGACCCGATGACGCTCCTGCAGGACACAAAGCGGCAACCCAAG GTAGTGGAGcggcttctgctgctgcctatGGAGTACTGGAGCCAGCTTATGATGGTGGAGCAAGAAAACATTGACCCAGTGCATGTAATTGAGAACACCAATGCCTATTCCACTCCCCAGACGCCAGATGTTAAAG AGTGCATATTTGAACCCCTCACTACTCCGGAGAGGCAGATGTACAGGAGGCTGTCTTCCAGCTCCCTGTGCCAAAGGGTCCTCTCTACCTTCAGCATGACCCCCAA AACTGCGAGCAAAAGCAAGTCAACAACCCAGCTGAGGCGTCAAGGCAAATTCTTTGCCTCTCCTgtgctgaaatga
- the RACGAP1 gene encoding rac GTPase-activating protein 1 isoform X2 produces the protein MQLNLKRRMDTTVRNLWNLCDQLIRQAEVLSEGNEYQFIQLAKNFEDYRRKWQKTEQELGRYKDLLMKSEAERSALDVKLKHARNQVDVEIKRRQKAEADCEKLERQIQLIRELLMCDASGSIQLSEEQKSALAFLNRPQVSVGGSGNKRLSTIDESGSILSDISFDKTDDSLDWDSSAVKAVRLKRREKRRSSRQYVEGPPAPEKKIRSIGSTADQGNESIVAKTTLMVPSDGGPIEAISTIQTVPYSLRSQRKSGPLQPWSSETSLGSKQVESKPESNVSSTPQSNGGVRLHDFVSKTVIKPESCVPCGKRVKFGKISLKCRDCHVVSHPECRDRCPLPCIPTLTGPPVKIGEGTLMDFVPSAPPMIPSIIVHCVNEIEQRGLHEKGLYRISGCDKTVRELKEKFLRSKNIPSLSNVDDIHAICGLLKDFLRNLKEPLLTFRLNKTFMEAAEILDEDNSIAAMYQAVGELPRANRDTLAFLMVHLQRVAQSPDTKMDVTNLAKVFGPTIVAHAVPDPDPMTLLQDTKRQPKVVERLLLLPMEYWSQLMMVEQENIDPVHVIENTNAYSTPQTPDVKECIFEPLTTPERQMYRRLSSSSLCQRVLSTFSMTPKTASKSKSTTQLRRQGKFFASPVLK, from the exons ATGCAGCTAAATTTAAAACG GAGGATGGATACCACAGTGCGGAATCTGTGGAATTTGTGTGACCAACTCATACGCCAGGCTGAAGTTTTAAGTGAAGGAAACGAATACC AATTTATTCAGTTGGCAAAGAACTTTGAAGACTATCGAAGAAAGTGGCAGAAAACTGAGCAGGAGCTTGGTAGGTACAAAGACCTTCTGATGAAAAGTGAAGCTGAGCGTAGTGCTTTGGATGTGAAGCTGAAACACGCTCGCAATCAAGTGGATGTAGAGATCAAACGCAGGCAAAAAGCTGAAGCAGACTGTGAGAAGTTG GAGAGGCAAATACAGCTGATTCGAGAGCTGCTCATGTGTGATGCATCTGGGAGCATTCAGCTAAGTGAAGAACAGAAGTCTGCCCTTGCCTTCCTTAACAGACCACAGGTTTCTGTAGGAGGTTCAGGCAATAAGAG ACTGTCTACAATAGATGAATCTGGCTCAATTCTGTCAGACATCAGCTTTGACAAGACTGATGATTCACTG GACTGGGATTCCTCTGCGGTGAAGGCTGTCAGactgaagaggagagagaagagg CGCTCTTCCAGGCAGTATGTTGAAGGCCCACCAGCTCCTGAGAAGAAAATCCGATCAATCGGTTCCACGGCAGATCAG GGAAACGAATCCATAGTGGCAAAGACGACTCTCATGGTTCCCAGTGATGGCGGTCCTATTGAAGCCATCTCTACGATCCAGACTGTGCCTTACAGCCTGAGAAGCCAGAGGAAGAGTG GTCCTTTGCAGCCTTGGAGCAGTGAGACAAGCTTAGGCTCTAAGCAGGTGGAATCCAAACCAGAGAGTAATGTTTCTAGCACCCCACAGAGCAACGGGGGAGTGAGGCTGCATGACTTTGTCTCAAAGACG GTTATCAAGCCAGAGTCATGTGTTCCTTGTGGGAAAAGAGTGAAATTTGGAAAAATCTCCCTGAAGTGCAGAGATTGCCATGTGGTCAGTCATCCAGAGTGTCGGGATCGCTGTCCTCTTCCCTGCATCCCCACCTTGACAGGCCCTCCTGTCAAAATTGGGGAG GGTACGTTAATGGACTTTGTCCCTTCTGCTCCTCCAATGATCCCTTCCATCATAGTACACTGTGTTAACGAGATTGAGCAGCGCGGCCTACATGAG AAGGGCCTTTACCGGATATCTGGCTGTGACAAGACAGTGAGAGAACTGAAAGAGAAGTTTCTCAGATCAAAAAATATTCCTTCGCTCAGTAATGTGGATGATATCCACGCCATCTGCGGTCTCCTGAAAGACTTTCTACGCAACCTGAAAGAGCCCCTTCTCACTTTTCGGTTAAACAAGACTTTTATGGAAGCTGCAG AAATCTTAGATGAGGACAACAGCATAGCTGCTATGTACCAAGCAGTTGGGGAACTTCCTCGGGCCAATAGGGACACCCTGGCTTTTCTCATGGTTCATCTGCAGAG agtGGCTCAGAGCCCTGACACCAAAATGGACGTTACCAACTTGGCCAAAGTCTTTGGCCCCACGATAGTTGCCCATGCAGTGCCTGATCCTGACCCGATGACGCTCCTGCAGGACACAAAGCGGCAACCCAAG GTAGTGGAGcggcttctgctgctgcctatGGAGTACTGGAGCCAGCTTATGATGGTGGAGCAAGAAAACATTGACCCAGTGCATGTAATTGAGAACACCAATGCCTATTCCACTCCCCAGACGCCAGATGTTAAAG AGTGCATATTTGAACCCCTCACTACTCCGGAGAGGCAGATGTACAGGAGGCTGTCTTCCAGCTCCCTGTGCCAAAGGGTCCTCTCTACCTTCAGCATGACCCCCAA AACTGCGAGCAAAAGCAAGTCAACAACCCAGCTGAGGCGTCAAGGCAAATTCTTTGCCTCTCCTgtgctgaaatga